The proteins below come from a single Metarhizium brunneum chromosome 1, complete sequence genomic window:
- the TBC1D5 gene encoding TBC1 domain family member 5, producing the protein MARPALVCRAVGPYAGRYLTVFEPSSPHTITLATCIADELIHAFDQTFLLSTKGRITSWADALEEGRKDYQERRDHFLKFIRHPEALTELTVDPLADDPDSPWNTVRQDEIIRTEIQQDVQRLPDEVNYHEDAVQGMILDILFIYCKVNPDRGGYRQGMHELLAPVVYALEQDSIDSEASGNDARLDAKMLHVLDSAFIEHDAYILFSKLMEQAQSFYEVVNGSTPSNHDSQPVIMQEQLSAIVERSRFIHEICLQKVDPELAVHLTNIEILPQIFLIRWIRLLFSREFPFSQLLVLWDTIFAVDPSLELIDLICVAMLVRIRWQLLAADYSVCLQLLLKYPPPEQPHGPHTFVDDAVYLRDHLDFTGGSSLIMKYTGRIPENPNDIKPTQPSRGAESEANSVRQLGGRPPISPSRLTQQPPSMEAFFQGAARGANRVLERGEKLGINQAVRDAMGEIRRNVQSFNEARQAQRSPRSILSDEGASKVLAAMERRNKELAGLLNDTVTNLKTISLSGFEDEAKSLELIEVAAAKIQFVQIYLEDSTMDVPVFSTPKNKLVSSPEGKEKVVEEATETRATTANQLHVAPATSSDAPAPDVSKLEINEEKHSSKKDAADPEKMVASQDDQPGEAPPSDPLGNNTVKVRPAPVPTRSTLAQSSFSWMLEPDETTPSRAPAASKSPPSQHGKRHSNNLSRERNAFLFGEMTAEATDRSAPPKTDDIFGMEPIAKPKGKTQGLFHDK; encoded by the exons ATGGCTCGTCCAGCCCTTGTTTGTCGGGCTGTCGGTCCGTATGCTGGAAGGTACTTGACAGTTTTtgagccatcatcacctcACACCATCACCTTGGCGACTTGCATCGCAGATGAGCTGATCCATGCCTTTGACCAGACCTTCCTGCTGTCGACTAAGGGACGCATCACGAGCTGGGCGGACGCCTTGGAGGAAGGCAGAAAAGACTACCAAGAGCGCAGAGACCATTTTCTCAAGTTTATTCGGCATCCCGAAGCCCTCACCGAGCTCACCGTCGACCCGCTTGCTGATGATCCCGAT TCACCTTGGAATACAGTACGACAGGATGAGATAATCCGGACAGAGATTCAGCAAGATGTCCAGCGGCTCCCTGACGAGGTCAATTATCATGAAGACGCCGTACAAGGCATGATTCTGGACATCTTGTTCATCTACTGCAAGGTCAACCCCGACAGAGGTGGATATCGCCAAGGCATGCACGAGCTTCTTGCACCAGTAGTGTATGCCCTTGAACAAGATTCAATCGACTCAGAGGCTTCTGGTAATGATGCGCGTCTTGATGCAAAAATGCTGCACGTACTGGACTCTGCCTTTATAGAGCACGACGCTTACATCCTGTTTTCAAAGCTCATGGAGCAGGCGCAGTCATTCTATGAGGTTGTAAATGGAAGCACGCCGTCAAATCACGATAGCCAACCAGTGATTATGCAAGAGCAGCTTTCCGCTATTGTGGAGCGAAGCAGGTTCATCCATGAGATTTGTCTGCAGAAAGTTGATCCGGAACTCGCAGTTCATCTCACAAATATAGAGATCCTGCCCCAGATCTTCCTGAT CCGATGGATACGACTCTTATTCAGTCGCGAATTCCCATtcagccagcttcttgtgTTGTGGGATACTATATTTGCAGTCGATCCCTCACTTGAGCTGATAGACCTGATCTGTGTTGCCATGCTGGTCCGGATTCGTTGGCAGT TGTTGGCAGCCGATTATTCTGTCTGTCTACAACTTCTTCTAAAGTATCCTCCCCCAGAACAACCCCATGGGCCACACACATTTGTCGACGACGCTGTGTATCTACGAGACCATTTAGACTTTACGGGTGGATCAAGTCTCATCATGAAATATACCGGAAGGATTCCTGAGAACCCCAATGACATTAAACCGACCCAGCCAAGCAGAGGTGCGGAGTCTGAAGCCAACTCCGTTCGTCAACTGGGCGGTCGGCCACCTATATCACCCTCTAGGCTTACCCAGCAACCGCCCAGCATGGAAGCCTTCTTCCAAGGAGCCGCTAGAGGCGCCAACCGTGTCTTGGAAAGGGGTGAAAAACTGGGCATCAATCAAGCAGTCCGTGATGCCATGGGAGAAATCAGACGCAATGTGCAAAGCTTTAATGAAGCCCGGCAAGCACAAAGGTCTCCAAGAAGTATTCTCAGTGATGAAGGCGCTTCCAAGGTAttggcagccatggaaaGACGCAACAAAGAGCTGGCTGGTCTGCTGAACGATACAGTTACGAACCTCAAGACGATATCCCTGTCGGGGTTTGAGGATGAAGCTAAGAGCCTGGAACTCATCGAGGTGGCGGCCGCCAAGATCCAGTTTGTGCAGATCTACCTGGAAGATTCTACCATGGATGTTCCCGTCTTCTCAACACCAAAGAACAAATTGGTATCGTCGCcagagggaaaagaaaaggtgGTCGAGGAGGCCACAGAGACCAGGGCGACAACAGCAAACCAATTACACGTGGCGCCGGCAACTAGCTCTGACGCACCAGCGCCAGACGTTTCAAAACTCGAAATAAACGAAGAGAAGCACAGTTCTAAGAAAGACGCCGCAGATCCGGAAAAAATGGTTGCAAGTCAGGACGACCAACCCGGAGAGGCGCCGCCCTCCGACCCCCTGGGAAACAACACGGTCAAGGTCCGGCCCGCCCCCGTCCCAACTCGCTCGACGCTTGCCCAATCATCCTTCTCCTGGATGCTGGAACCAGACGAAACGACACCCTCTCGCGCCCCGGCAGCAAGCAAGTCCCCGCCTTCGCAGCATGGTAAGAGGCATTCGAATAATCTGAGCCGAGAAAGGAATGCATTTCTGTTCGGTGAGATGACTGCCGAAGCCACCGACAGGAGCGCGCCCCCGAAAACAGATGACATATTTGGGATGGAGCCCATTGCGAagcccaagggcaagacgcAAGGCTTGTTTCATGATAAATGA